One part of the Prionailurus bengalensis isolate Pbe53 chromosome B2, Fcat_Pben_1.1_paternal_pri, whole genome shotgun sequence genome encodes these proteins:
- the POU3F2 gene encoding POU domain, class 3, transcription factor 2, with translation MATAASNHYSLLTSSASIVHAEPPGGMQQGAGGYREAQSLVQGDYGALQSNGHPLSHAHQWITALSHGGGGGGGGGGGGGGGGGGGGGDGSPWSTSPLGQPDIKPSVVVQQGGRGDELHGPGALQQQHQQQQQQQQQQQQQQQQQQQQQRPPHLVHHAANHHPGPGAWRSAAAAAHLPPSMGASNGGLLYSQPSFTVNGMLGAGGQPAGLHHHGLRDAHDEPHHADHHPHPHSHPHQQPPPPPPPQGPPGHPGAHHDPHSDEDTPTSDDLEQFAKQFKQRRIKLGFTQADVGLALGTLYGNVFSQTTICRFEALQLSFKNMCKLKPLLNKWLEEADSSSGSPTSIDKIAAQGRKRKKRTSIEVSVKGALESHFLKCPKPSAQEITSLADSLQLEKEVVRVWFCNRRQKEKRMTPPGGTLPGAEDVYGGSRDTPPHHGVQTPVQ, from the coding sequence ATGGCGACCGCAGCGTCTAACCACTACAGCCTGCTCACCTCCAGCGCCTCCATCGTGCACGCCGAGCCGCCGGGCGGCATGCAGCAGGGCGCGGGGGGCTACCgcgaggctcagagcctggtgcagggcgaCTACGGCGCGCTGCAGAGCAACGGGCACCCGCTCAGCCACGCTCACCAGTGGATCACCGCGCTGTcccacggcggcggcggcgggggcggtggcggcggcggcgggggcgggggcggcggcgggggcggcggcgacGGCTCCCCATGGTCCACCAGCCCCCTGGGCCAGCCGGACATCAAGCCTTCGGTGGTGGTACAGCAGGGCGGCCGCGGCGACGAGCTGCACGGGCCAGGCGCCCtgcagcagcagcaccagcagcagcaacagcagcagcaacagcagcagcagcaacaacaacagcagcagcaacagcagcggCCGCCGCATCTGGTGCACCACGCCGCCAACCACCACCCGGGGCCCGGGGCATGGCGGAGCGCCGCGGCTGCAGCGCACCTCCCGCCCTCCATGGGAGCGTCCAACGGCGGTTTGCTCTACTCGCAGCCCAGCTTCACGGTGAACGGCATGCTGGGCGCCGGCGGGCAGCCGGCGGGGCTGCACCACCACGGCCTGCGGGACGCGCACGACGAGCCGCACCACGCCGACCACCACCCTCACCCGCACTCGCACCCGCAtcagcagccgccgccgccgccgcccccgcagGGCCCGCCGGGCCACCCCGGCGCGCACCACGACCCGCACTCGGACGAGGACACGCCGACCTCGGATGACCTGGAGCAGTTCGCCAAGCAGTTCAAGCAGCGCCGGATCAAACTGGGATTTACCCAAGCGGACGTGGGGCTGGCGCTGGGCACCCTGTACGGCAACGTGTTCTCGCAGACCACCATCTGCAGGTTTGAGGCCCTGCAGCTGAGCTTCAAGAACATGTGCAAGCTGAAGCCTTTGTTGAACAAGTGGTTGGAGGAGGCGGACTCGTCCTCGGGCAGCCCCACGAGCATAGACAAGATCGCAGCGCAGGGGCGCAAGAGGAAAAAGCGGACCTCCATCGAGGTGAGCGTCAAGGGGGCTCTGGAGAGCCATTTCCTCAAATGCCCCAAGCCCTCGGCCCAGGAGATCACCTCCCTCGCGGACAGCTTACAGCTGGAGAAGGAGGTGGTGAGAGTTTGGTTTTGTaacaggagacagaaagagaaaaggatgacCCCTCCCGGAGGGACTCTGCCGGGCGCCGAGGATGTGTACGGGGGGAGTAGGGACACGCCACCACACCACGGGGTGCAGACGCCCGTCCAGTGA